The Spartobacteria bacterium DNA window GTTAAATCCACAGGTGACGCTCTCTTTTTCCCTGCACTTCTATTACCATGCAAACGAGCATCTCGGGCAAGATTTTGATTATAATTAGAATTACTGACATTTTAGATCACATAATGCAACATGGAGCCTCCTCCTGCGATGGGACACTCATCATTTAGCAAATGTCGTGCCATCGTAAGATCACTCCTTCATCCACGCTGGCTGATAACCTATTTCAATACGACGGGCTTCTCCTACCGGATGCATATAAACCATTTGCGTATGTGCCAGAGCAATAGATGAGTGACTCCATTCGCCTCGCAGGTGTCCCCCGTATAACGTATCGCCAATAATGGGGAAGCCGGCCGCAGCCAGCTGCGCACGAATCTGATGATAACGCCCCGTGACCAGACGAATGGCCAGCAACGTGTCATTACGGCGACGCGCCACAACGCGATATTCCAGTACTGCTTTTTTTGCCCCTACATCGCCTGCGGTGACCACCTCTGCACGATACGAACCGTGGCGAAGCCAATGACACAATGACCCCGCATCCTGTGACGGCGGATTCTGCACCAGAGCATGGTAGGTTTTCTCGATTTCATTCCCACGCATCAACGCATTGATACGCGATAGCGCCTTACTGGTTCGGGCAAAAAGGACAATACCCTCCACACATCGATCCAGTCGATGTACGGCATGAAGATACACATCACCCGGCTTATTCTTTTCGCGACGCACCCAGTCCTTGGCCCATTGTTCGGCATTGCTATCCGGACTGTCATTGGGCTGCGTCAGCATGCCGCCCGGCTTCACCATGGCCACAAAATGGTTATCAGACCATAAAACTTCGCAAGCCGGCTTATGGGAGGAATGCTGCATGCTCATTTTCCTTTTAGCAGAGCGTAACTGCCGCTGGGCAGCGCGGGTCCGTCCGAGGGAATAACCATTTCACCATGTTCAATATCAGTGCATCCCTTCCACACTTCATTGAGCAAATTTTTCAAACAAAGACCGGTGAATTCCGGCGTATGGCAGGACAGAGCAATAAACTCCGGCCTGGGCGCCAATTTCTTCAAATCATAAAGCAATGGAAGCAAATCCTGCTGGATTTTAAACACTTCCCCATTTTTGCCCCGACCAAAAGACGGCGGATCCAAAATGACCGCATGGTAGCGACGTTCACGCCGGATTTCCCGCTGAATAAATCGGCGCACATCATCCACGATCCAGCGAATGGGCGCGTTTTCCAACCCGTTCAGTGCCGCATTTTTACGCGCCCACTCCACCATACCGTGCGATGCATCCAGATGGCACACTCCGACCCCCGACCGCGCCACAGCCATGGTGGACCCACCCGAATAAGCAAAAAGATTTAATACCTGCATTTCCGGCTCGCGCTGACGTCCATCTGTGCACAATTCCGTAATACGTTTCCACATCGCCGCCTGCTCGGGAAACACGCCGATATGTCCAAAATCTGTGGTAGATAAACGGAAGGTGATACCCTCAATCCGAATCGACCAGTCCTCGGCTAACTTAGTCCGGTCACGCCAGTTAAGCCCCCCTTTGCGATCAAATCCGGCATCGGCATCCTTCCATAGTGACGGACAACTCGGACTCCATACCGCCTGTCCCGCCGGACGACTTAATTTGAATGGCCCAAACTGCTCCAATTTCTTTCCGTCGCCGCAATCTAGCAGCCGATAATCATCTTTCATCCGTCCCTACTTCCATAATAAGCGTTGCCTTGTGTTCTTTTTTCGTAGTATAGTGGCGTCCTTTTCATGAAGACTTACTGCATACATATAGATGGATAATGGATAATATCAATACGTCAACGGAACAAAATAGCGAAGTGGCTTTAACCAGTGTTCTTCAGTCGGTTCATAATAACGACTCGGAAATGGAAACAGCAACGGAACCCATTACGATCACAAAATCCATGGACTTCGGGCTGGAACATCTCATTCAGAACTATCAAACCATCCTACGGGATAAGGCCATCTACTATCCCGTGGCCTATCACCTCGAAAAGGTTCTGGGACATGGACGACAAGGCATGGTTTTCATGGGCGTGCGGCAAGGAGCCCGTGGCTGCCGGACGCAGCACGCTATCAAACTATTCGATCCGTCAATTTATCCCAATCCTATCAAATACTGGACAGATATGGGACGTATCGCCATGCAGATTTCGCGGTTACAGACCGTCAACAGTCCCTACTTAGTGAATAATGATTCCTATGATGAAATCAACGGGATCGGCTACGTCCAGATGGAATGGATTGACGGCGTTGACTTAAGTTATCTGCTCAGCGAAAAACATTTAAAACGAGCAAGGGCGTTATCTACCTACGAAGACTGGGCGCACTACACCGACGTTATATTTCGCATCCAGGAAAATCGCGTAACCATTCAGCCCGGCATCGCCGTATACATCATTCGCAGCATTTTACGCGGACTGGAAATCCTTCATGATAACGACTATGTGCATAGCGACATCAAGCCTGCCAATATAATGATCAGCCGTCTCGGCAACATAAAAATCATCGATTATGGCCGCGCTATTCGCCAAAATGAAAAAATGACCTTTCTACTTGGGACGCCGCTCTATATGGCTCCGGAAACGCATCGACGCGAACCCAACGCAGTACAGTCCGATTTATTCAGTGTTGGTCTCGTGGGCATTGAAATGCTATGCGGTGTCCCGCCTATTAAAAATGGATCGGAAGAATTCTTACTGGAGCAAAAAATGACGCTCATTGAGCGTCTAGATGAAATCCTCCCGCCGCACGTACTGGAAAACACCTTTCTCGTGGAAATCCTCAAACGGTTTATTGAGCCTGATCCCTATAAGCGCTATGGCAATGCGGTTGATGCCGATGCCGGTGATCAGGGCCTCCGCGTGATCCATCGCCAATTATCGCAACTGGGCAAAGATGCAGAATACGGACGCGAACTGAAATATTTTATGTCGAAAACGCTGCCTACGCAAACCCATAACTGATCGCCGGTTAAGGAACGGGGGTTAAAACAAGATTCTGTCTTTTCAACCGACGAATGCCCCGAAAAAAAGACCACTGATCGTTGCCATAACAATCACAATAGACACAAACGTCACTGTTTTTTTGGTTCCCATAACACTGTGGATCACCAACATATTGGGAAGCGACAGTGCCGGACCGGCAAGAAGCAGTGCCAGTGCCGGCCCCTGCCCCATTCCATTGTTTATTAAACCTTGCAAAATAGGCACTTCTGTCAATGTAGCAAAATACATAAAAGCACCGACTACCGACGCAAACAAGTTAGCACCCAGTGAATTGCCGCCCACATACCGAGCCACCCATTCTGAAGGAATCAAACCTTCCCCGCCGGGCTGTCCCAGCAACAGGCCCGCCACCAAAACACCACCAAAAAGCAGGGGCAGAATCTGTTTGGCAAAACTCCAGGAGGTGGAAAACCATTCGCCACATTCGCCTTTATCCAGACTGGTAATCGTCGACAAACCAATCATACCTGCTGCAAAAGCAATGATAGGTGTCTGGGGAAATAACAGAGCCAGCAACACGGCGGGTATCGCGGCCAGTAGCACTTTCCACCACGTCATGCCGAACCACAGAACGAGTAACACCGCCAGCAACACCGACAAGCCTCCGGTAACCATCCACTTGGCCGAATAAACAGCGTACCACAATCCGGCATTCTGCATGGGTTTTCCCCAGTTGGCGAAGACCAGAATGGCCACCATCACAAAGAAATATAATGCTGTTTTCCATAAAGGCCGCCCCCCTTCCTGATCCGGCATCGCCATTTGAATTTTGTTTTTTTCAGCCTCCTCCTTACGAAAGAAAAAGTGCATCAGCAGGCCTACAATCACACTAAACAGCATCGCGCCCACTGCACGGGCGACGCCCAGCTGGACACCCAGAATACGAGCGGTCAGCACAATGGCTAAAACATTAATCGCCGGGCCCGAATAAAGAAACGCACAGGCGGGACCCAATCCGGCTCCCATGCGGTAAATACCCGCAAAAAGCGGCAGCACAGTACAGGAACACACGGCCAGAATCGTACCGGAAACAGAGGCCACACCGTAAGCCAAGACCTTGTTGGCTTTCGCTCCCAGATACTTCATCACTGCGGCCTGACTGACAAAAACACCTATGGCACCGGCAATAAAAAAAGCCGGAACCAAACAGAGCAGGA harbors:
- a CDS encoding RNA pseudouridine synthase → MSMQHSSHKPACEVLWSDNHFVAMVKPGGMLTQPNDSPDSNAEQWAKDWVRREKNKPGDVYLHAVHRLDRCVEGIVLFARTSKALSRINALMRGNEIEKTYHALVQNPPSQDAGSLCHWLRHGSYRAEVVTAGDVGAKKAVLEYRVVARRRNDTLLAIRLVTGRYHQIRAQLAAAGFPIIGDTLYGGHLRGEWSHSSIALAHTQMVYMHPVGEARRIEIGYQPAWMKE
- a CDS encoding serine/threonine protein kinase; amino-acid sequence: MDNINTSTEQNSEVALTSVLQSVHNNDSEMETATEPITITKSMDFGLEHLIQNYQTILRDKAIYYPVAYHLEKVLGHGRQGMVFMGVRQGARGCRTQHAIKLFDPSIYPNPIKYWTDMGRIAMQISRLQTVNSPYLVNNDSYDEINGIGYVQMEWIDGVDLSYLLSEKHLKRARALSTYEDWAHYTDVIFRIQENRVTIQPGIAVYIIRSILRGLEILHDNDYVHSDIKPANIMISRLGNIKIIDYGRAIRQNEKMTFLLGTPLYMAPETHRREPNAVQSDLFSVGLVGIEMLCGVPPIKNGSEEFLLEQKMTLIERLDEILPPHVLENTFLVEILKRFIEPDPYKRYGNAVDADAGDQGLRVIHRQLSQLGKDAEYGRELKYFMSKTLPTQTHN